The Streptococcus sanguinis genome contains the following window.
AGATATTTTCACACGTACTCCATCAAGCTTTATGTGCTGGTTTGATTGATCCTTCTGAGATATTTGTGGATGGAACCCATATTAAAGCGGCAGCCAACAGCCACAAGTATCATAAGGAAATGGTTGCCCAACAAGCTACATTTATGAGTGAGCAATTGGAAGTTGAGATTGATTTAGATAGGAGAAAACACGAAAAAAAGCCCTTAAAGCCCGCAAAAGAAAGCGAGGCTAAGGAAAAGAAAATCTCAAGGACAGATCCTGAGAGTGGTTGGTTCCACAAGGGGGAACACAAGGAAGTCTTTGCCTATTCTGCCCAAGTAGCGTGTGATAAGCATGGTTGGGCCTTGGCTTATACGGTTGAAGCAGGAAATGTTCATGATAGTCAGGCTTTCCCTGCCCTTTTTGCCAAGATTGAGCCTTTTCATCCAACCTATCTCATCGCAGATGCAGGTTATAAAACCCCAAGTATTGCAAAATTTTTGTTAGACAGAGAGATTACCCCTGTCTTCCCTTATACCCGCCCCAAGGGTGTAAAAGGGAACTTAAGGCCCAATGATTTTGTTTATGATTCCTATTATGACTGTTACCTCTGTCCAGAGAACCAAGTGTTAACCTATCGCACGACGACCCGAGCAGGCTACCGTGAGTATAAGAGTGATTCAACAGTATGTGTCGCCTGTCCCCTATTATCTGTTTGTACCCAGAGCCAGAATCAGCAGAAAGTCATCACAAGACATGTATGGAAAGATGCGCTTGAATGTTGTGAAGAGATTCGACACCAAAGAGGGATGAAGGAGCTCTATAAGAAGCGCAAAGAAACCATTGAGCGGCTCTTTGGGACAGCTAAAGAATACCACAACCTCCGTTATACAAGAGAGAAAGGCAAGTCCAAGATGGAAGATAAGGTTGGGCTTACTTTGGCGTGTTTGAATCTCAAAAAACTAGTAAAAATGAGGGTGGGGAAGCCTTTTTATTTTGTTCAAATGACCATTATGCTATCAAAAGATGAAATCAAAAGATGAAATTTTAGCCTGACAAACAGAAAAAGACAAACACTATTTGGAATGTTTGTCTACGGTCTGAAACCAGTACGAGTACTGGTTTTTTATGAATATTTTTTAAATCTTATTTTTTTGGAGACCACTGCCAGTCAGCTCCAAATTCTCTAAGGAGTTCAAAGGAAGCATCTGGTCCCATAGAACCGACAGGATACTCATGGAGAGGCACTTCATTGCTATGCCAGAGCTCTTCAATCTGATCAATCAGCTCCCAACTGGAGCGGACTTCATCCCAGTGGCTGAAGTTAGTTGAGTCATTGTTAAGGACGTCAAAAATTAATTTTTCGTAAGGATCAAGGGAAGCACCGCTAGCTGTTGCGTCTGTTCGATAGTCTAGAGAGAGAGGAGCTAAGCTGAAGCGCTCGCCGACCTCTTTGCCATTCATGCTAAGTGAGAAGCCCTCAGTCGGCTGGATATGAATGGTCAGAACATTTGGTGCTAATTCCTCACCAAAGATAGACTCCATCTGCTTGAAGACAATATTAACAAGAGTGCCTTTTTCAGTGAGACGTTTACCAGTTCGGAAGAAAAATGGAACATCACGGAAACGATTGCTATTTACGAAGAAAGCTCCTGAAGCAAAGGTCTCGGTCATGGAGTCAGGATTAACATTAGGTTCGCTCCGGTAGGAGATGTATTTCTTACCTCTGACCGTGCCAGACTTATACTGACCGCGGATAAAGAAGCGTTTTAGGTCTTCTTTATTCGGCTTTACCAAGCGCTCAAAAACTTTGACTTTCTCTGCCCGAATGTCCTCTTTACTGAAGCTTTTCGGCTTATCCATAGCTAAGAGGGAGAGCAGCTGCAGAGTATGATTTTGAACCATGTCCCGCAGAGCACCGGACTGGTCATAGTAACCGCCGCGTTCTTCAACACCTAGCTTTTCTGCAAAGGTAATCTGGACATTGTCAATGTAGTCACGATTCCAGATGTTTTCAAAGAGAAGATTTGCAAAGCGGATAGCGAAGATGCTCTGAATCATTTCCTTGCCTAGGTAATGGTCAATACGGAAAATCTGCTCTTCATCAAAGGCAGCCAAGAGTTCTTCGTTAAGTTGGCTGGCAGTTGCCAAATCTGTCCCGAAAGGTTTTTCGACAATCAGACGTTCAAATCCTTTGCCATCTACGATGTTTTCAGACTTGAGGTGTTTGGCAATGGTGCCGAAAAATTGCGGAGCCATGGACAGGAAGAAGAGTTTATTGTGCTCGGCTTGGTACTGCTCATTGAGTCGGTTTTGAAGCTTGCGCAGCTCAATGTAGTGCTCGGTATCCTGCACATCATGACTTTGATAGTAGAAGTGACTGGCAAACTCTTGGGCTTGCTCTGGACTGTCAGCTAAATCAGCGATTGCTTCGACAACGACAGACTCAAAATACTCCTTGCTCCAAGGCCGGCGGGCTGTTCCAATAACTGCAAAATGCTTGGAAAGATTGCCAGATTTATAGAGCCTGAAGAGGGATGGATAGAGTTTTCTTTTGGCCAAGTCACCGCTGGCTCCGAAAATTGTTACAATAACTTTTGAAGACATCCTGATACCTATTTTCTAAATGATGTCTCTATTTTATCACAATTTTTCTAAAGATTGTATTCAGAAATTCGCTTTCTGAAAAGGGAGACAAATGGAAAGAAATTGACCGCTGCTTGAAACATATTCAAATATAAAAAATGAGGCTAAGACACAATTGTGCTAGCCTCGTTTTCTTTATTCAAATACCCGATAAACGTAAGGATTTTCTGGTTTTTCTACCTTACCAAAGCTTTCAACTTCTAGAGTTGGAAGGCTTTGTCCCAGACTTTTATGGTAGTGCATGGTAATTTTTCCCTTGGCATGAATCCAGGTGTTATTCTCGAAATGCTGGGTATTTCCAGTCGTCAAGAGGCCATAGACACCTGAGTCGGCGATACAATGGATAATACCAAAGCGAAAGAGAAATTGACTCTTCTGATCGCTGGGGTCATTGTAGACAAAGCCGGTGAACTCCAGCGTCTTGCCCACAAACTCGTCGGGATAATCATAGATGACCTCCATGACCTCCATGTAGTTCTCAGTTGTGACCTGAATGGTATCTTGCTTAACATATTTCTTAGCGGCTGCCCGCATTTCTTTTTCGTAAGCCCCTTTGGTAAAGTAGGTGCTGGTATCCGGCTTTAGGTATTGGCTGGTTGTGCCTTCGTCCTGCTGAATAGCAGTTGAAGTTCCCTCAGCCAGCGGGAAATGAAATCCTTTAGCTGAAACTGTTGTCGAATCCAAGGTTACAGTTGGAAAGAAAATTCCTACAAAAAGCGGAATGACAAGGAGCAGCACGCTGCCTAACTTGGCCCAGCGAGTACTTAAATGACTGTGAACCTCCATCTTCTTCATCCAGATGATAAGCTGCACAACTGCCAAGACAAAAGACAGAATCATAGACAAGTATGCCAGATAGGAATAGTGGAGATTGATATATTGATTAAGCTTGCCCGTCAGCTGCAGATACATGGTAAGCTCAAAGTAGCCGACTAATATTAGAAAACGAATCATAGCACCACCCCCACAAGCCAAGAGTAAAGAAAGACGACGACGGTAACCAGGCTGATAAATTGCCAGATAAAGCGTGTCTTAAAGTAGTTTTTCATCATCAGCAGATTCTTGACATCTAGCATAGGCCCAATGACCAAGAAAGCTAAGACTGGCGATAAGCCGAAGCTAGAAATCAAGGAGCTCCCGATGAAAGCATCAGCTTCACTGCAAAGTGAGAGCAGGAAGGACAGCAGCATGAGGAGAAGAATAGCAACAGCTGGTGTCGAGCTGATAGAGGTCAGGATTCTGGTTGGCACATAGACTTGGACCAGGCTGGCAAAGAGACAGCCAAAGACCAGATAGCGGCCTGTATCGAAAAATTCGTCAATGGCTTGCACAAATACCTGAAATAGCTTTTGTCCTTTGCTGAGATGTGAAAAGTCATGCTCATGGACTGCTTTGCGATTTTCTTTTTGAATATTGCTATCTGCAAAGAAGCCCAGAAAAATCCCTAAAAGAATAGCCACGACCATAGAACCTAAAGTACGAAGCAGAGCCATTCGGAAGGAATTACCGAAGGCTGAGTAGGTCGCAAAGAGTACGATAGGGTTGATGACTGGAGCCGTTACCAGAAAAGGCACAGCCGTGTAACTGGGAACTTTCTTTTCAAGAAACCGATTTATAATGGGAACAATTCCGCACTCGCAAGAGGGGAAGACAAAACCAATCAAGCTTCCAAAGAAAATCCGGGCCCATTTGTTCTTGGGCAGGAAACGATAAACCTTGTCTGGCGTGACATAAACCTCGATAAAGCCAGAAATAATACTTCCAATCAAGACAAAAGGCAGGGCCTCAATGATAATGGAGAGAAAGATGGCGCCTGCTTGCAGGACACTGGCCGGCAGCTGAGAGAAGAAGCTCATTCTTTCTTATCCTTCTCATTTTTAGATTTTTTCTTGTCTTCCTCAGGGAACTCTACCTTTTCAATCTTGGGCAGGGTCGCAAACTCCTCGAACATCTTATCCAAATCGTCTGATCTAGTAAATTTAACAGCCATAAAGGCACCTCATTTCTAAAATAATAATTCTATTATACTACCAATTATCAAAAAATGAAATTTTGAAACATAGGAGACTCTTTGTCGCTGATTTACCCTAAATTTTTTTGTACAAATATTACTAAATAGTTCTAAAACTGCCTATCTTTCAAAGCACTTGTGATATAATAGGATTGTTATGGAAAATATAAATATTGAAAAAATTGCCCAGAAATTGGGCCTTAAAGAAAGCCAAGTATCACAGGTCCTAGATCTGACTGCTGAAGGAAATACAATTCCTTTTATTGCTCGTTACCGTAAGGAAATGACAGGAAATCTGGATGAGGTAGAGATTAAGGCAATCATTGACTTAGATAAGAGCATGACTGCTTTGGCAGAGCGTAAAGCAACGGTTTTAGCTAAGATTGAGGAGCAGGGCAAACTTACGGATGCGCTGCGCTCTGAGATTGAGGCTGCTGAAAAGCTAGCAGATGTGGAAGAACTTTATCTTCCTTACAAGGAGAAGCGCCGTACCAAGGC
Protein-coding sequences here:
- a CDS encoding IS1182 family transposase, with protein sequence MFHKEKSDYNRCQYGFYTIDELVPEDHFLRQLEAEVDFDFIYDLVEETYSPDQGRPSLDPVMLVKIPLIQCFYGIRSMRQTIKDIEVNVAYRWFLGLSLDDKVPHFTTYGKNYSRRFQDKALITEIFSHVLHQALCAGLIDPSEIFVDGTHIKAAANSHKYHKEMVAQQATFMSEQLEVEIDLDRRKHEKKPLKPAKESEAKEKKISRTDPESGWFHKGEHKEVFAYSAQVACDKHGWALAYTVEAGNVHDSQAFPALFAKIEPFHPTYLIADAGYKTPSIAKFLLDREITPVFPYTRPKGVKGNLRPNDFVYDSYYDCYLCPENQVLTYRTTTRAGYREYKSDSTVCVACPLLSVCTQSQNQQKVITRHVWKDALECCEEIRHQRGMKELYKKRKETIERLFGTAKEYHNLRYTREKGKSKMEDKVGLTLACLNLKKLVKMRVGKPFYFVQMTIMLSKDEIKR
- a CDS encoding glucose-6-phosphate dehydrogenase; this translates as MSSKVIVTIFGASGDLAKRKLYPSLFRLYKSGNLSKHFAVIGTARRPWSKEYFESVVVEAIADLADSPEQAQEFASHFYYQSHDVQDTEHYIELRKLQNRLNEQYQAEHNKLFFLSMAPQFFGTIAKHLKSENIVDGKGFERLIVEKPFGTDLATASQLNEELLAAFDEEQIFRIDHYLGKEMIQSIFAIRFANLLFENIWNRDYIDNVQITFAEKLGVEERGGYYDQSGALRDMVQNHTLQLLSLLAMDKPKSFSKEDIRAEKVKVFERLVKPNKEDLKRFFIRGQYKSGTVRGKKYISYRSEPNVNPDSMTETFASGAFFVNSNRFRDVPFFFRTGKRLTEKGTLVNIVFKQMESIFGEELAPNVLTIHIQPTEGFSLSMNGKEVGERFSLAPLSLDYRTDATASGASLDPYEKLIFDVLNNDSTNFSHWDEVRSSWELIDQIEELWHSNEVPLHEYPVGSMGPDASFELLREFGADWQWSPKK
- a CDS encoding TIGR03943 family protein, which gives rise to MIRFLILVGYFELTMYLQLTGKLNQYINLHYSYLAYLSMILSFVLAVVQLIIWMKKMEVHSHLSTRWAKLGSVLLLVIPLFVGIFFPTVTLDSTTVSAKGFHFPLAEGTSTAIQQDEGTTSQYLKPDTSTYFTKGAYEKEMRAAAKKYVKQDTIQVTTENYMEVMEVIYDYPDEFVGKTLEFTGFVYNDPSDQKSQFLFRFGIIHCIADSGVYGLLTTGNTQHFENNTWIHAKGKITMHYHKSLGQSLPTLEVESFGKVEKPENPYVYRVFE
- a CDS encoding permease, with product MSFFSQLPASVLQAGAIFLSIIIEALPFVLIGSIISGFIEVYVTPDKVYRFLPKNKWARIFFGSLIGFVFPSCECGIVPIINRFLEKKVPSYTAVPFLVTAPVINPIVLFATYSAFGNSFRMALLRTLGSMVVAILLGIFLGFFADSNIQKENRKAVHEHDFSHLSKGQKLFQVFVQAIDEFFDTGRYLVFGCLFASLVQVYVPTRILTSISSTPAVAILLLMLLSFLLSLCSEADAFIGSSLISSFGLSPVLAFLVIGPMLDVKNLLMMKNYFKTRFIWQFISLVTVVVFLYSWLVGVVL